The Sulfurimonas sp. genome includes the window TTTAATAATTCTGGATTTATATTAGTTGTATTTTCATCATCATAAGAATTTAGAAGATTTTGTATATCTTCTATTAGTTGTGTTTTTTTCATATTCATCTATTTTTCCAAGCAGTATTAAAATCCATTGATTTAAAATAGATATCACTTGTCAATTCTACCAGTCCTACCTTTTTCATTATTAACTTTACTTTTTTAGGCCAAGTTTTCCTATAGTTAAAAGAGTGAGAATGTCCACCGATTCTTAAGATAAAATCTTGGTTTGTTTTTTTAGAAAATAAGATACTAACTCCTTTCTCTTTTACAAGTTTATCTAACCAAAGTCTAGTTTCTTTAAAAACTTTAATATTAGAATTGTCTGTTATCCATCTTGTCGCGAAATCATTAAGACATGCAATTGTTGCTTTTTTTCTTAAACCTTCATCATAAGTTAGCAATTCTAAATTATTTACTGTTCCTGCATACTTAGAAGGTCTATAATCTCTTTTTAAACTTTTTTCTCGTTGCTTCCATGCTAAATCATCTTTTAAATACTTTTTTATTTCTTTAGAATCAAAAATAACCATTTTTTTAGATTTAGAGTAGGGCAAGTATAAACTTGGTAATTCTTTATCTTTTTTGAACGCGCCTAAGCTTAATATATTTCCTGTTATTTGTGCTACATAACCACTACCATAACCTGATTCTAATCCAGCCATTGCTAAGATTGCAGCTGGAGGTAAGTTGTATTTTATTGATATTTCTATTGCATCATTTGCATTATAAGCATAAAATTGCTCTACATGGCTATATTTTCTAAAACTAAAGTCACTCGCATTTAACATAGTTGTCAATAAGCACACAATAGTAAGTATTTTAAAATTCATATATAATTTCCTTGATTTATGTAGATGGTTAACATAATCTAAATTCTCTTGAAAAATAGTTCTAATGCTCTCGTGAAGAATTTAATTTAATATTAATTAGTATTTTCAGATACGGTTATAAGCCGTACTTGCCTTGCACCATGCCTATGTTGCGGTGTTTACTGTTGCAAAACGGTTACAATTCATCTCTTCTCTTCTTTTTTTTAGAATTTTTATCTTTTTGTTTGCATCTATTAGAACAAAATTTAGATTTACCTGTGCCTGTAAAAGATAATCCACATACAACACAAATTTTATTAAATTGATTTTTAGATGCCATAGGATTGTTGAAAAATTTCTCATTAAACAAATCGTCTAGTTGACTCATATAATTAGGAAGAATATCATTATCTTTTAAATTGTTCTTCCACAGCTCATTACTGATGTAAGTTATTAAGCAAAGGAATTTAGAATTGGTATCTATTTTCTGAAATCCTAAAGAAATATAATCATCCCCTATCTTCTGAGTTATTGGGAGAGTATCATCTTCTTCAATCTTTATGATGCTCACCTTTAAGTTTAGACACTTAGCATTTTTTTTAGTATAGTCTATTTTCCATTCAATTTTCATGATTCCCCTTTATTTTTCTTCAATATGAAGAGTAAAATCTCTTTTTGTAGATTTGCAGTTGTAAATAAAATATTCTTTGTTAGAGCTGATTTTATTAAGTTGTTCTCAATTGCATTAATAGTGTAATTGAGTATAAAAATATTAATTTAGGGACTAAACGGTTACAATTAAAAATAAAAAACCTAAAATAGGCTATTGTAAAAATTGGGTATAGCTTATAAGCCGAGTTTTGTTTTCTAAAGAAACATTTTTGCAAAACAAAAAGCGGTCTCCTTGTTTTGATAGCATTAATCTACAATACTATTTACATAGTATCTCTAGCGAAGCAGTAGCATTTATAAGACGCTGACCATCTACTTCTTGCTGCCATGTTGGGTTTTCAAGCTCTTCATGTTGCCATAGAGACTGGTGGTCTCTTACACCACCTTTTCACCTTTATTATCCAAATAGATAAAAGTATATTTTCTGTTGCACTTTCCCTCGTATTACTACGGCCATTCGTTAAATGGAACACTGTCTTATAGCAGCTCGGACTTTCCTCTTGCCTAAAACAAGTATCTATCCACTATACCTATGAAATACTACTAAAAAGTTCCTTTATATTAGTTTTGACTACATGAACTATTGTTCTTTTTAGAGATACAACAAATGAACAACTGTTCTTTTAGTCATAAGCATATATTAACATCTGTTCATGTATAATATACTTAAAGTTAACACTTGTTCATTTTAAAAATAAGGCTTATTATGACCGAAGACAAAGCGCAAAACAAAAGAAATGGCACAAAACAAAAGATACTTAAAGTATCCACTACCCTATTCTCAGAATTAGGATACAAGGGTACTAGCATTAGGAAAATTGCTAGGAATGTAGGAATAAGAGAGAGTGCTATCTATAATCATTATAGGAGTAAGGAAGATATATTCTTAGATGTTGCAAAAGATATTTTTAGTTCACCCTTCTCTACTCAAAACTCTGATATTAAAGAAGAAGCACTGAAAGGAAAAAGTTTTGTACAAAACTTTACAATGCAGTACAAGCTGCTTTCTTTTGATAAGAGCAGCGAAAAAATGTTTAGGCTACTCATGATAGAGCTTTTTCAAAACAAAGAGCTTAGAGAGCAGTTTATGAGTGAGTTTCATGCAAAGAATATAAAGATGTTATCTGAAGCTTTTTTTATAATGATGCAGAACTCTATTATTAAATCTCAAGACCCAATGATGATTTCTTATGAATTTTTATCAACACTCTTTTACATAAGATTACAAATAACCTTAATGAAATTTGACAATGATTCTACCACTGCCATATCTACTATATTTGAAAAGCATGTTGAGTTTTTCTGGGAAAGTATAAAAATATAATACTAATTAATATTAGCATATCTCATAAAAAAAGGTAATCAAATGAATGATTACCTTAAGAGTTAGTTATTTAAGCCATAGCTTTTTTAGCATAACTTTCGCCAAGTTCATAAGCTTTTTTATTTACTTCATGAACTTTAGCTGGTACTTTAGAAAGCATTGTATCAATTAAAACAGTTTTATCAAGAGCGTTCATCATCGTGTTTGCAATCGCAAGAGCAACTACAGACTGAGTAATTACATTTCCAACCTCTTCTTTTGCAATTGTAATAATAGGAATCTCATGAATATCCCATATTTTTCTATCTTCATCAGTTGGCTTAACAAGGTTAGGGTCAACAACGATTGTTCCACCTGGTTTAACACCATCTTTAAAAGAATCATAACTTACTTGAGCAACTGAAAGCATAAAACCTATTTCACCATCATTTGCATATGGATAATAAATTTCTTCATCATCAAGTTGAATATCAACAACAGTTGGTCCACCGCGAACTTGTGATGTGTATGTAGCAGTTTTCAATCCATTACCACCAGCTTTAATCTTTGCAGCAGCAAAAATTTCTCCAGCAAGAAGAACACCTTGTCCGCCAACACCTGTAAATCTCATTAAAGTTCTAGACATTGTATCTCCTTATATCTTTTTCGCAAAGTCATCTTGAGTGATTTTCTTTCTTTCACCCTGATGTACTTTTTGAATTTCTGCATACATGTCACAATATTCATCAGCATCTTTGTCTTCGTGTAAGATGCCAAGTGGTAATAAGTTAACCTGCTCTTCTGTGCTTAATACATCAAATTTCTTTTTAGCAAGAGAAATACTTTTGATCCAATCAAGATTTTCCATAGCAGAAACCATTTTATTTTTTCTACCTAGGTTGATATGACAGTTTGAAAGTACTTCCGCAACTGAAAAGCCTTTATGCTCCATAGCTTTAATAAACATTTTTTCAAGTTTCTTAGGCTCTATCATAGTTTCTCTAGCAACAAAAGAAGCTCCAGAAGCTATAGCAAGCTTACATGTGTCAAAAGTTGGATCAATATTACCAGCTTTTTGAGTTACAGTCCACATACCCTTAGGTGTGGTAGGGGAAGTTTGTGAGTTTGTTAAACCATAAATAAAGTTATTAATAATGATAAAAGTAATATCTATATTTCTTCTACAACCATGAATTGTATGATTACCACCAATAGCAAGAGCATCTCCATCACCAGCAACACAAATAACTTTTTTAGTTGGGTTAGCTAACTTAACACCTGTTGCATAAGCAACTGTTCTACCGTGAGTTGTATGAACTGTATTGAAATCAACATAAGAAGAAAATCTTCCTGAACATCCAATTCCTGAAACTAGACAAATATCATCTTGCTTCCAACCTAATTTTTCAACAGCTCTTACGAATGACTTTAGAATAACACCATCGCCACAACCCCAACACCATAGTGTTGGCATTTTTTGAAGTCTTAAATATTTTTCATAATTAAATGCCATCTTATAACTCCTTTACTTTATTTACAATCTCATAAGGAGATATTGGTCTACCATTAACTTTAAATAAACCATCTATGTCTAATCTAGATGTAGCACGCTGTACTTCATCTCGATATTGACCAATATTAAGTTCTACAACTAAAACTTTTTTAATTTTATTTGCATACTCTCTCATCTTATTAGCTGGAGAAGGCCATAAAGTAATTGGTCTAAATAAACCTGCTTTTATACCATCTTTTCTTAAGTGGCGAATTGCTTCTTTAGCAGCCAGTGAAACTGAACCATATGCAATAATCATAATTTCAGCATCAGACATTTCAAACTCTTCATAAGACTCAATTTCATCTTTATGAAGCTCTACTTTATCTTCTAATCTTTGAATTAGTTTTCTACAAGTTTCAATTTCTTCTGTTGGAAAACCATTTTTATCATGGTGCAGACCTGTAAAGTGATATCTATAACCTTCAAACATAGGGTTAAGAACAGCAGGCTCATCATGTTCACACTCATATGGAAAGTACTCTTCAGCAGGTCCATCAAATCTTTTTCGTGGAACAATTCCAGCTTCAACCTCTTCTAAAGTAGGGATAACTGCTTTTCCATGCATGTGACCAATAGTTTCATCTAAAAGTACAAATACTGGTTGCATAAATCTGTCTGCAAGATTAAATGCTCTAACAGTTTCTGTGTAACATTCTTCTAAACTACCTGCGCATAAAGTAATTGATTTATAATCACCATGAGATGGGTTCTTTGCTTGAGCTACATCTCCTTGAGAAACACGAGTTGGAAGACCAGTAGATGGACCACCACGCATAACATTAATACAAACTAAAGGCACTTCTGCCATTTGAGCAAGACCTAGGTTTTCAGCTTTAAGTGAGATACCAGGACCAGATGTCGCAGTAAGTGTTCTTACTCCACTCATTCCAGCACCAATAACAGCACAAATTCCAGCTATTTCATCTTCCATTTGGATTGAAACACCACCTTTTTTTGGTAAAAGATCAGAACATACATGCATAATTTCACTTGATGGTGTCAATGGATAACCACCAAAAAACATACAACCAGCGTCAATAGCAGCTTCTGCAGCTAATTCGTTTCCATTTCCTATAACTTCTCTTGACATTATCTTGCCCCCTGCTCTATTGAATAGTAGTTGTTTGCTTTTATAGCTTCTTGACGAGTTTTTGCTTCATCAGTAAGTTTTGCAAAGCTTAAACCAACTTCTTTTAAATCTTTTCTATCTGCTACATATATAGCGAAATCAGGACATGATAATTCACACTCAGAACAGCCAATACAAGCTTCTGGATGCTCAATAGAAATCATTGCTCCTAGTGTTGAAGATATTTCATATCGCATTGCAAGTACGCCAGATGGGCATACAGAAACACAAATATCACACGCTTTACAATTGCTAGTGTTTACCCATACCGGTTGATCACCAGGATTTACAGTCTTAAAAGTTCCCATTTATTCTCCTATAATATTTAATACAAATTATATTTGTACACCACTCTTCGTAATTCAAAGAGTAGCTAAGTTTTAATAAGTTTATCCTAAAACAGACTAGTTATTTATATAAATGTTATTATTCATCATACTAGCTTATTTTAGACATAACCTCTGCTATTGCTTTCCCAATATCAGCAGGAGAAACAACAACTTTAACACCAGCAGCTTCAAGTGCGTCCATCTTTTCTTTTGCAGTACCAGCAGAACCAGAAACGATTGCTCCAGCGTGACCCATAGTTTTACCTTTTGGTGCAGTTTGACCAGCAATAAAAGCAACTACAGGTTTAGTGATTTGTTCTTTGATTAACTTGGCAGCTTGAATCTCAAGATCTCCACCAATCTCACCAATCATAACAATTGCTTTTGTGTCTGGATCTGCTTCAAACATTGGTAAAAGTTGGTTGTATGAAAGACCAATAATTGGATCCCCTCCAATACCAACAGCAGTAGTAATTCCAAAACCTTCATTACAAACTTGATTTGCACCTTCATAAGTTAATGTACCTGATTTAGAAATCAGACCAACACTACCTTTTTTGAAAACCATACCAGGCATAATTCCAATTTTACACTCCTCAGCAGTAATAACACCCGGACAATTTGGTCCAATAGTCATCATGCCATGCTTAGTTGCATGAGCTTTAGCCGCTTGCATATCTTTAACTGGTGCACCTTCAGTAATAATTACCGCAAGTTCAATTCCAGCTTCTGCAGCTTCCATTACAGCGTCACCAACAAATGCAGGTGGAACAAATATCATAGAAACAGTAGCACCAGTTGTAGAAACAGCTTCAGAAACTGTATTAAAAACTGGTTTGTCTAAATGCTCTTGACCACCCTTGTTTGGTGTAACACCACCAACAATTTTAGTACCATAGTCTAAACATTGTTCAGCATGAAAAGTACCCTCTTTACCTGTAAAACCTTGAACGATTACTTTTGTATCTTTATTTACTAAAATTGACATTAGTTTCCTTTTGCAGCTGCAATAGCTTTAGCTGCGCCATCACCTAAATCATTACCAACAATTAAGTTTGCAATGTTAGCATTTTTAAGAATCTCTGCAGCTTCTGGTGCATTTGTTCCATCTAGTCTAACAATAACAGGAACTCTAACATCTGTTATTTTAGTAGCTTCAATAATACCATTTGCAATACGGTCACAACGAACAATACCACCAAAAATATTAACAAAAATAGCTTTTACATTTTGGTTTTTAAGAATTATCTCAAAACCTTTTGCAACTGTTTCAGCATTAGCTTTTCCACCAACATCTAAAAAGTTAGCTGGAGTTCCACCCATATAGTTA containing:
- a CDS encoding 2-oxoglutarate synthase subunit alpha: MSREVIGNGNELAAEAAIDAGCMFFGGYPLTPSSEIMHVCSDLLPKKGGVSIQMEDEIAGICAVIGAGMSGVRTLTATSGPGISLKAENLGLAQMAEVPLVCINVMRGGPSTGLPTRVSQGDVAQAKNPSHGDYKSITLCAGSLEECYTETVRAFNLADRFMQPVFVLLDETIGHMHGKAVIPTLEEVEAGIVPRKRFDGPAEEYFPYECEHDEPAVLNPMFEGYRYHFTGLHHDKNGFPTEEIETCRKLIQRLEDKVELHKDEIESYEEFEMSDAEIMIIAYGSVSLAAKEAIRHLRKDGIKAGLFRPITLWPSPANKMREYANKIKKVLVVELNIGQYRDEVQRATSRLDIDGLFKVNGRPISPYEIVNKVKEL
- a CDS encoding 4Fe-4S dicluster domain-containing protein yields the protein MGTFKTVNPGDQPVWVNTSNCKACDICVSVCPSGVLAMRYEISSTLGAMISIEHPEACIGCSECELSCPDFAIYVADRKDLKEVGLSFAKLTDEAKTRQEAIKANNYYSIEQGAR
- a CDS encoding glucosaminidase domain-containing protein translates to MNFKILTIVCLLTTMLNASDFSFRKYSHVEQFYAYNANDAIEISIKYNLPPAAILAMAGLESGYGSGYVAQITGNILSLGAFKKDKELPSLYLPYSKSKKMVIFDSKEIKKYLKDDLAWKQREKSLKRDYRPSKYAGTVNNLELLTYDEGLRKKATIACLNDFATRWITDNSNIKVFKETRLWLDKLVKEKGVSILFSKKTNQDFILRIGGHSHSFNYRKTWPKKVKLIMKKVGLVELTSDIYFKSMDFNTAWKNR
- the sucD gene encoding succinate--CoA ligase subunit alpha, which gives rise to MSILVNKDTKVIVQGFTGKEGTFHAEQCLDYGTKIVGGVTPNKGGQEHLDKPVFNTVSEAVSTTGATVSMIFVPPAFVGDAVMEAAEAGIELAVIITEGAPVKDMQAAKAHATKHGMMTIGPNCPGVITAEECKIGIMPGMVFKKGSVGLISKSGTLTYEGANQVCNEGFGITTAVGIGGDPIIGLSYNQLLPMFEADPDTKAIVMIGEIGGDLEIQAAKLIKEQITKPVVAFIAGQTAPKGKTMGHAGAIVSGSAGTAKEKMDALEAAGVKVVVSPADIGKAIAEVMSKIS
- a CDS encoding 2-oxoglutarate ferredoxin oxidoreductase subunit beta; amino-acid sequence: MAFNYEKYLRLQKMPTLWCWGCGDGVILKSFVRAVEKLGWKQDDICLVSGIGCSGRFSSYVDFNTVHTTHGRTVAYATGVKLANPTKKVICVAGDGDALAIGGNHTIHGCRRNIDITFIIINNFIYGLTNSQTSPTTPKGMWTVTQKAGNIDPTFDTCKLAIASGASFVARETMIEPKKLEKMFIKAMEHKGFSVAEVLSNCHINLGRKNKMVSAMENLDWIKSISLAKKKFDVLSTEEQVNLLPLGILHEDKDADEYCDMYAEIQKVHQGERKKITQDDFAKKI
- a CDS encoding TetR/AcrR family transcriptional regulator: MTEDKAQNKRNGTKQKILKVSTTLFSELGYKGTSIRKIARNVGIRESAIYNHYRSKEDIFLDVAKDIFSSPFSTQNSDIKEEALKGKSFVQNFTMQYKLLSFDKSSEKMFRLLMIELFQNKELREQFMSEFHAKNIKMLSEAFFIMMQNSIIKSQDPMMISYEFLSTLFYIRLQITLMKFDNDSTTAISTIFEKHVEFFWESIKI
- a CDS encoding 2-oxoacid:acceptor oxidoreductase family protein, whose translation is MSRTLMRFTGVGGQGVLLAGEIFAAAKIKAGGNGLKTATYTSQVRGGPTVVDIQLDDEEIYYPYANDGEIGFMLSVAQVSYDSFKDGVKPGGTIVVDPNLVKPTDEDRKIWDIHEIPIITIAKEEVGNVITQSVVALAIANTMMNALDKTVLIDTMLSKVPAKVHEVNKKAYELGESYAKKAMA